One window of Gymnogyps californianus isolate 813 chromosome 10, ASM1813914v2, whole genome shotgun sequence genomic DNA carries:
- the TRIP12 gene encoding E3 ubiquitin-protein ligase TRIP12 isoform X4, translated as MSNRPNNNPGGSLRRSQRNSAGAQPQDDAVGGRSHLGQAKHKAHSPPESRKSISKTPKVQSNTTSEQSKGHFSKRGCSSSAVLIPQQEDPERVNTSEKQKTGQVPKKDNSRGVKRSASPDYRRTNSPSSAKKPKALQHSETSLETNKPHTKSKRRHLDQEQPKSTQLPSTSKAHTRKGGAAGSSRSQKRKRTENLSCIKSGSAVESTGAEEKSAKLSKLASKSVTSAKAGCSTITDSSSSASTSSSSSAVASASSTVPQGARVKQGKDQNKARRSRSASSPSPRRSSRDKEPSKTGGSSKFDWAARFSPKVSLPKTKLSLPGSSKSEASKPGPSGLQAKLASLRKSTKKRSESPPAELPSLRRSTRQKTTGSCASTSRRGSGLGKRGAAEARRQEKMADPDNNQDGVNSSAARTDEAPQGAAASSSVAGAVGMTTSGESESDDSEMGRLQALLEARGLPPHLFGPLGPRMSQLFHRTIGSGASSKAQQLLQGLQATDESQQLQAVIEMCQLLVMGNEETLGGFPVKSVVPALITLLQMEHNFDIMNHACRALTYMMEALPRSSAVVVDAIPVFLEKLQVIQCIDVAEQALTALEMLSRRHSKAILQAGGLADCLLYLEFFSINAQRNALAIAANCCQSITPDEFHFVADSLPLLTQRLTHQDKKSVESTCLCFARLVDNFQHEENLLQQVASKDLLTNIQQLLVVTPPILSSGMFIMVVRMFSLMCSNCPTLAVQLMKQNIAETLHFLLCGASNGSCQEQIDLVPRSPQELYELTSLICELMPCLPKEGIFAVDTMLKKGNAQNTDGAIWQWRDDRGLWHPYNRIDSRIIEAAHQVGEDEISLSTLGRVYTIDFNSMQQINEDTGTARAIQRKPNPLANTNTSGHSELKKDDARAQLMKEDPELAKSFIKTLFGVLYEVYSSSAGPAVRHKCLRAILRIIYFADAELLKDVLKNHAVSSHIASMLSSQDLKIVVGALQMAEILMQKLPDIFSVYFRREGVMHQVKNLAESEALLTSPPKVCTNGSGMLGTTTTISTGTATAASNAAADLGSPSLQHSREDSLDLSPQGRLSDVLKRKRLPKRGPRRPKYSPPRDDDKVDNQAKSPTTTQSPKSSFLASLNPKTWGRLSTQSNSNNIEPARTAGVSGLARAASKDTISNNREKIKGWIKEQAHKFVERYFSSENMDGSNPALNVLQRLCTATEQLNLQVDGGTECLVEIRSIVSESDVSSFEIQHSGFVKQLLLYLTSKSEKDAVSRDIRLKRFLHVFFSSPLPGEEPLGRLEPLENAPLLALVHKMNNCLSQMEQFPVKVHDFPSGNGTGSRGSQALKFFNTHQLKCQLQRHPDCANVKQWKGGPVKIDPLALVQAIERYLVVRGYGRVREDDEDSDDDGSDEEIDESLAAQFLNSGNVRHRLQFYIGDHLLPYNMTVYQAVRQYSLQAEEERESTDDESNPLGRAGIWTKTHTIWYKPVREDEDGNKDCVGGKRGRAQTAPTKTSPRNSKKHDELWHDGVCPSVLNPLEVYLISSPPENITFEDPSLDVILLLRVLHAISRYWYYLYDNAICKEIIPTSEFINSKLTAKANRQLQDPLVIMTGNIPTWLTELGKTCPFFFPFDTRQMLFYVTAFDRDRAMQRLLDTNPEINQSDSQDSRVAPRLDRKKRTVNRDELLKQAESVMQDLGSSRAMLEIQYENEVGTGLGPTLEFYALVSQELQRADLGLWRGEEVTLANPKGSQEGTKYIHNLQGLFALPFGRTAKPAHIAKVKMKFRFLGKLMAKAIMDFRLVDLPLGLPFYKWMLRQETSLTSHDLFSIDPVVAKSIYHLEDIVRQKKRLEQDKTQTKESLQYALEALTMNGCSVEDLGLDFTLPGFPNIELKKGGKDTPVTIHNLEEYLRLVIFWALNEGVARQFDSFRDGFESVFPLSHLQYFYPEELEQLLCGSKTDTWDAKTLMECCRPDHGYTHDSRAVKYLFEILSSFDSEQQRLFLQFVTGSPRLPVGGFRSLNPPLTIVRKTFESTENPDDFLPSVMTCVNYLKLPDYSTIEIMREKLLIAAREGQQSFHLS; from the exons TTAGGGCAGGCAAAACATAAGGCACATAGCCCTCCTGAGAGTAGAAAATCTATTTCAAAGACACCCAAAGTGCAGTCTAATACTACTTCTGAGCAGTCCAAGGGACACTTTTCTAAAAG AGGCTGTAGTTCATCTGCTGTTTTAATACCACAACAAGAAGATCCAGAGAGAGTCaatacttcagaaaagcaaaaaacgGGGCAAGTGCCTAAGAAAGACAATTCTCGAGGAGTTAAACGCAGTGCTAGTCCAGATTACAGGAGGACCAATTCTCCTAGCTCtgctaaaaaacccaaagcacttCAACACAGTGAAACTTCCTTGGAAACTAACAAGCCACATACTAAATCTAAGAGAAGACACTTAGACCAAGAACAGCCGAAGTCTACACAATTGCCATCAACAAGCAAGGCTCACACCAGAAAGGGTGGAGCTGCTGGTAGCTCCCGaagtcagaaaaggaaaaggacagagaatcTGTCTTGTATAAAGAGTGGTTCAGCGGTTGAATCAACTGGCGCTGAAGAGAAGTCAGCAAAACTCTCCAAGCTGGCTTCAAAATCGGTGACCTCAGCCAAAGCTGGGTGTAGCACCATCACTGATTCTTCTTCTTCAGCTtccacatcctcctcctcttctgctgttGCCTCTGCTTCTTCTACTGTTCCTCAGGGTGCCAGAGTGAAACAGGGAAAGGACCAGAATAAGGCTAGGCGTTCCCGTTCTGCATCCAGCCCCAGTCCAAGAAGGAGTAGCAGGGACAAAGAACCGAGTAAAACAGGTGGCTCTTCAAAGTTTGACTGGGCTGCTCGATTCAGCCCAAAAGTCAGTCTCCCTAAAACAAAACTGTCTCTACCAGGCTCTTCCAAGTCAGAGGCATCAAAACCTGGACCTTCAGGACTACAGGCTAAGCTAGCAA GTCTAAGAAAATCTACAAAGAAGCGCAGTGAATCACCACCTGCTGAGCTCCCCAGTTTGCGGCGGAGCACACGGCAAAAGACCACGGGCTCCTGTGCTAGCACCAG TCGGCGAGGCTCTGGCCTGGGCAAAAGAGGAGCAGCTGAAGCTCGCCGACAGGAGAAGATGGCTGATCCTGACAACAACCAGGATGGAGTTAACTCCTCAGCTGCGCGTACGGATGaggctccccagggagctgcag cttcTAGTTCTGTTGCTGGGGCTGTAGGTATGACAACCTCTGGAGAAAGTGAGTCAGATGATTCTGAGATGGGAAGACTACAAG CTCTATTAGAGGCTAGGGGTCTTCCTCCTCACCTGTTTGGCCCTCTTGGTCCTCGGATGTCGCAGCTCTTCCACAGGACAATTGGAAGTGGAGCTA GTTCTAAAGCCCAACAGCTTTTACAAGGTCTCCAAGCCACTGATGAAAGTCAGCAACTACAGGCAGTGATTGAGATGTGCCAGCTGTTGGTCAtgggaaatgaagaaacattAGGAGGATTTCCAGTCAAGAGTGTTGTACCAGCTTTG ataaCACTGCTGCAGATGGAGCACAACTTTGACATT ATGAACCATGCATGTCGGGCCTTAACATACATGATGGAGGCACTTCCCAGATCGTCTGCTGTAGTGGTAGATGCAATTCCTGTCTTCTTGGAAAAG CTGCAGGTTATTCAGTGCATTGATGTGGCAGAGCAGGCGCTTACAGCCCTGGAGATGTTATCACGCAGGCATAGTAAAGCCATTCTGCAGGCA gGTGGGTTGGCAGACTGTTTGCTGTATCTGGAATTCTTCAGTATAAATGCACAGAGGAATGCACTAGCTATTGCTGCCAACTGCTGCCAGAGTATAACACCTGATGAGTTTCACTTTGTGGCAGACTCTTTGCCACTGCTTACACAAAGGTTAACCCATCAG GACAAAAAGTCTGTTGAAAGCACTTGTCTCTGTTTTGCACGGCTAGTGGACAACTTCCAGCATGAGGAG AACTTGCTCCAGCAGGTTGCTTCCAAGGACTTGTTAACGAATATCCAGCAACTCTTGGTAGTGACGCCTCCTATCCTGAGCTCAGGAATGTTCATCATGGTGGTGCGCATGTTTTCCTTAATGTGCTCCAATTGCCCAACGCTTGCAGTCCAACTTATGAAGCAAA ATATTGCAGAAACACTTCACTTCCTCCTTTGTGGAGCCTCAAATGGGAGCTGTCAAGAACAAATTGACCTTGTTCCACGAAGTCCTCAAGAACTTTATGAGCTTACTTCTCTTATCTG TGAACTGATGCCTTGCCTGCCAAAAGAGGGAATCTTTGCTGTTGATACTAtgctgaagaaaggaaatgcgCAAAACACAGATGGTGCAATATGGCAATGGCGAGATGACAGGGGTCTCTGGCATCCCTATAACAGGATTGATAGTCGAATAATAGAG GCAGCTCATCAGGTTGGTGAGGATGAGATAAGCCTGTCTACACTTGGGCGTGTCTATACTATTGATTTTAACTCTATGCAGCAAATAAATGAGGATACTGGAACAGCACGTGCCATTCAGCGAAAACCAAACCCTTTAGCCAATACAAACACTA GTGGACATTCAGAATTGAAGAAGGATGATGCTCGAGCACAACTAATGAAAGAGGACCCAGAACTGGCAAAATCCTTTATCAAAACATTGTTTGGTGTTCTTTATGAAGTATATAGTTCTTCAGCTGGACCTGCTGTTAGACACAAGTGCCTTAGAGCAATTCTTaggataatttattttgctgatgcTGAACTTCTGAAGGATGTGCTGAAAAACCATGCTGTTTCAAG TCATATTGCCTCCATGCTGTCAAGTCAAGACCTTAAGATAGTAGTTGGAGCCCTGCAGATGGCAgagattttaatgcaaaagctACCTGACATTTTTAGTGTTTACTTCAGAAGAGAAG GGGTGATGCACCAAGTGAAAAACTTAGCAGAGTCTGAGGCTTTGCTAACAAGCCCACCAAAAGTATGCACTAATGGATCAGGAATGCTGGGTACCACTACAACAATAAGTACTGGAACAGCCACTGCTGCCAGTAATGCAGCTGCAGATTTGGGCTCCCCCAGCTTACAACACAGCCGGGAGGATTCTTTGGATCTGAGCCCACAGGG ACGACTGAGCGACgttctaaagagaaaaagactgcCAAAACGAGGGCCAAGGAGACCAAAATACTCTCCTCCAAGAGATGATGACAAAGTAGACAATCAAG CTAAAAGCCCTACAACTACTCAATCTCCTAAATCTTCTTTCTTGGCAAGTTTAAATCCTAAAACATGGGGAAGATTGAGCACACAGTCCAACAGTAATAATATTGAACCAGCACGAACAGCAGGAGTAAGTGGTCTTGCAAGGGCTGCTTCCAAGGATACCATTTCCAATAACAG agaaaaaattaaGGGCTGGATTAAGGAGCAAGCCCATAAATTTGTAGAACGTTATTTTAGTTCTGAAAACATGGATGGAAGCAATCCTGCACTAAATGTATTACAGAGACTTTGCACTGCAACTGAACAACTCAACCTCCAG GTGGATGGTGGAACAGAGTGCCTTGTAGAAATCCGTAGCATTGTCTCGGAGTCTGACGTCTCCTCATTTGAAATCCAGCATAGTGGGTTTGTTAAACAACTGCTGCTTTATTTGACATCTAAAAGTGAGAAGGATGCTGTAAGCAGGGATATCAGATTGAAAAgatttcttcatgtatttttttcttctcca CTTCCTGGAGAAGAACCCCTTGGAAGATTAGAGCCATTAGAAAATGCACCTTTGTTGGCGTTAGTCCATAAAATGAACAACTGCCTCAGTCAGATGGAGCAGTTTCCTGTCAAAGTGCATGACTTCCCTAGTGGAAATGGAACAGGGAGCAG AGGATCCCAagctttaaaattcttcaaTACACATCAATTAAAATGCCAACTGCAAAGACATCCAGACTGTGCTAATGTGAAACAGTGGAAAGGTGGACCTGTGAAGATTGATCCTCTGGCTTTGGTACAAGCCATTGAAAGATACCTTGTAGTTAgag GCTATGGAAGAGTTAGAGAAGACGATGAGGATAGTGATGATGATGGGTCAGATGAAGAAATAGATGAATCTTTG gcTGCTCAATTCTTAAATTCAGGGAATGTGAGACATAGACTGCAATTTTACATTGGAGATCACTTGCTGCCGTACAATATGACTGTGTATCAAGCAGTTAGGCAGTACAGTTTGCAagctgaggaggagagggagtCTACAGATGATGAAAGCAACCCATTAGGAAGAGCTGGGATTTGGACAAAAACGCATACCATCTG GTACAAACCTGTGCGAGAGGATGAAGATGGTAATAAGGACTGTGTTGGTGGTAAAAGAGGAAGAGCACAAACTGCTCCCACGAAAACTTCCCCCAGAAATTCTAAAAAGCACGATGAATTGTGGCATG aTGGTGTATGCCCTTCGGTATTAAATCCTCTAGAAGTTTACCTCATATCTTCCCCACCTGAAAACATAACATTTGAAGATCCCTCATTAGATGTTATTCTTCTTTTGAGAGTTCTACATGCTATCAGTCGATACTGGTATTACTTGTATGAT AATGCAATCTGCAAGGAGATAATTCCAACCTCAGAGTTTATCAACAGTAAActgacagcaaaagcaaacaggCAGCTTCAGGATCCTTTGGTAATTATGACAGGAAACATACCAACTTGGCTGACAGAACTTGGAAAAACATG cccatttttctttccatttgatACCCGTCAAATGCTGTTTTATGTAACTGCTTTTGATCGTGATCGAGCCATGCAAAGACTACTGGATACTAATCCAGAAATCAATCAATCAGATTCTCAGGATAGCAGAGTGGCACCACGACtggacaggaaaaaa CGCACTGTGAACAGAGATGAGCTGTTGAAACAGGCAGAATCTGTGATGCAGGATCTAGGCAGTTCAAGAGCCATGTTGGAAATCCAGTATGAGAATGAA GTTGGCACAGGCCTAGGCCCCACGCTAGAGTTCTATGCACTTGTATCTCAGGAACTACAGAGAGCAGACTTAGGCCtttggaggggagaagaagTAACTTTAGCCAATCCAAAAG GAAGCCAGGAAGGTACCAAGTACATCCATAACCTTCAAGGTCTTTTTGCACTTCCTTTTGGTAGAACAGCCAAGCCAGCTCACATTGCAAAAGTTAAAATGAAGTTCCGCTTTCTGGGAAAACTAATGGCCAAGGCAATCATGGATTTTAGACTG GTGGACCTTCCTCTTGGACTTCCTTTTTATAAATGGATGCTACGACAGGAAACTTCCTTGACATCGCATGACTTGTTCAGTATTGATCCAGTAGTAGCCAAATCAATATATCACCTTGAAGACATTgtaagacaaaagaaaagacttgAGCAGGACAAAACACAG ACCAAAGAAAGTCTACAGTATGCATTGGAGGCTCTGACTATGAATGGCTGCTCAGTGGAAGATCTAGGGCTGGACTTCACACTTCCTGGGTTTCCTAATATAGAActgaaaaaagggggaaaagataCACCAGTCACCATCCACAATTTAGAGGAGTATCTCAGA tTGGTTATATTCTGGGCACTAAATGAAGGTGTTGCCAGACAGTTTGACTCATTCAGAGATGGATTTGAATCAGTCTTCCCCCTCAGTCATCTTCAGTACTTCTATCCTGAGGAG ttGGAGCAGCTCTTGTGTGGCAGTAAAACGGACACTTGGGATGCAAAGACTTTAATGGAATGTTGCAGGCCAGATCACGGTTATACGCATGACAG TCGAGCAGTGAAGTATCTTTTTGAAATTCTCAGTAGCTTTGATAGTGAGCAGCAAAgactgtttcttcagtttgtgACGGGTAGCCCCAGACTGCCTGTAGGAG GCTTTCGAAGTTTGAACCCTCCGTTGACAATTGTACGCAAGACATTTGAGTCTACAGAGAATCCAGATGATTTCTTACCCTCAGTAATGACTTGTGTGAACTATCTCAAATTGCCGGACTATTCAACTATTGAGATAATGCGTGAAAAACTCTTGATAGCTGCAAGAGAAGGGCAGCAGTCATTCCATCTTTCCTGA